CACCGGTCCTGGCGCCTCCCCCGACAGCCCCGAGGTCGACGCGCTCGTCGACTACTACCGTCGTGGCACCGGCGAGCACCCCGACTGGGACGAGTATCGCGAGGTCATGGTCAGCGACCGGCGTGTGCTCATCACCATCGCCGTCACCAAGGTCTACGGCGCCGACCTGGGCTGAGGCACGGCAGCGTCAGTCGGTGGCAGGATGAGCCGCCCATGGACGTGAAGTCGCTGGAGACCTACTGTCTCGCCAAGCCCGGCGCCTGGCCGGACAACCCGTGGGAGCACGAGCATCCGGTGATCAAGGTCGGGCCCGGCGAGCGCGGGAAGATCTTCGCCTTCCTCGGCGCCGCCGCGGTCGGGTTGAAGTGCGGAGCGAGCCGGGAGGTCGCCGACGAGTGGCTGCTGCGCTATCCCGACGATGTGCGGGTGACCGGCTACATCGGACGATCGGGGTGGAACGACCTCGCATGGGGTGGCGCGATCCCCGACGAGGAGATCCTGGAAGCGGTCGACGAGTCGTACGCCACGATCGTCTCGAAGCTCCCGAAGAAGCTTCGTCCGCAGGGCTGGGAGGCCTGATCCGGCGCCATGCCGGAGCCCCGCAGGCTTGAACGAG
The sequence above is drawn from the Nocardioides albertanoniae genome and encodes:
- a CDS encoding MmcQ/YjbR family DNA-binding protein, with protein sequence MDVKSLETYCLAKPGAWPDNPWEHEHPVIKVGPGERGKIFAFLGAAAVGLKCGASREVADEWLLRYPDDVRVTGYIGRSGWNDLAWGGAIPDEEILEAVDESYATIVSKLPKKLRPQGWEA